From Gimesia panareensis, the proteins below share one genomic window:
- a CDS encoding choice-of-anchor D domain-containing protein has translation VDFGTTIPGIPVAKTFTITNLSADAVDVTGLIEFPPGFSIDPASPFGTDTVPVNIAGFGSVTFTVQFDGGTTGSTYGQLSFTTGDADENPYNFTVVGAAGPATVGINDTDFATSGSWTGHTPGDVGDPEFLYTGEPYVGGTGTNQASWTFDVEPGRYQVVAHWYVHPDVSPYGRAAATNAPYTIFSDATPVATYRVSQQTSSDDFLDDGTWWEYIGDPVVINDSTLTVVLSDDADGIVYADDVRIIRVVDPVIKVEVDGGAVEDGGTVDFEDTIIGAPVVKTFTVTNFGERNMALGAINVPTGFSLVTGFGDTNLAPGASTTFTLQMDASVGGSFSGMVSFGADLAEENPFNFTVSGSAADSMIVDNGDLAYSTSGAAWDEQQRGSQSDLEFYQQDQDVLLGGDLLGTNTATWTF, from the coding sequence GGTGGACTTCGGCACGACGATCCCCGGCATCCCGGTTGCCAAGACCTTTACTATTACGAATCTCTCGGCCGATGCGGTGGACGTGACCGGCCTGATCGAGTTCCCGCCCGGGTTCAGCATCGATCCGGCCTCGCCGTTCGGTACGGATACGGTGCCGGTGAACATTGCGGGCTTCGGTTCGGTGACCTTCACCGTGCAGTTCGACGGCGGCACCACCGGTTCGACCTACGGCCAGCTCTCGTTTACCACGGGAGACGCCGATGAGAATCCTTACAACTTCACCGTTGTGGGAGCCGCCGGACCGGCGACCGTGGGGATCAACGACACTGACTTCGCCACCAGCGGCAGCTGGACGGGGCACACCCCGGGTGACGTCGGTGATCCGGAATTCCTGTATACGGGCGAGCCTTACGTGGGCGGCACGGGTACCAATCAGGCGAGCTGGACCTTCGATGTGGAACCGGGACGCTACCAGGTGGTGGCCCACTGGTACGTCCATCCGGACGTCAGCCCTTACGGACGGGCTGCCGCTACGAATGCCCCGTACACGATCTTCTCGGACGCGACGCCGGTCGCCACCTACCGGGTCAGCCAGCAGACCAGCTCGGACGACTTCCTGGATGACGGCACCTGGTGGGAATACATCGGCGATCCGGTCGTGATCAACGACAGCACCCTGACAGTGGTTCTGAGTGACGATGCCGACGGCATCGTGTATGCCGACGACGTGCGGATCATCCGCGTGGTGGATCCGGTGATCAAGGTCGAAGTGGACGGGGGCGCTGTCGAAGATGGCGGCACCGTGGACTTCGAAGACACGATCATCGGTGCTCCGGTGGTCAAGACCTTCACCGTGACGAACTTCGGCGAACGGAACATGGCCCTGGGGGCGATCAACGTGCCGACCGGCTTCAGCCTGGTCACGGGCTTCGGGGATACGAACCTGGCCCCGGGGGCTTCGACGACCTTCACGCTGCAGATGGACGCCAGTGTGGGCGGCAGCTTCAGCGGGATGGTGAGCTTCGGAGCCGACCTGGCCGAAGAGAACCCGTTTAACTTCACGGTCAGCGGTTCGGCTGCGGACTCGATGATCGTAGACAACGGCGATCTGGCCTACAGCACCAGCGGGGCAGCCTGGGATGAACAGCAACGCGGCTCGCAGTCCGATCTGGAGTTCTACCAGCAGGACCAGGACGTGCTGCTGGGCGGCGATCTGCTGGGAACGAACACCGCGACCTGGACCTTCGA